In Deferribacteraceae bacterium V6Fe1, one genomic interval encodes:
- a CDS encoding MinD/ParA family protein: MADQAQQLRKIAWEKKKKAKYITISSGKGGVGKTNFSVNFAYLLAKNGKKVLLFDADLGLANVDILLNLSPKNTIIDYFEKNLSPKELITTSNYGFDVIPASSGFSKLASISEEDFEKLIEIFVYIDEKYEYIIFDAGAGISENVMKFVAISDYNIILTQAEPTAITDAYALIKVANKDYGIKEINLVINRITDEKGAKALFDNLQKIIDKFLKIDINFLGYLREDTNIIKSVKKQQPLAVFNPNSVYIKDLSAVLQKLNGITVEIPKNNISLKDILRRLVS, from the coding sequence ATGGCAGATCAGGCACAACAGCTTAGAAAAATAGCCTGGGAAAAGAAAAAGAAGGCTAAATACATTACTATTTCAAGTGGCAAAGGTGGAGTCGGGAAAACAAATTTCTCAGTAAACTTTGCCTACCTGTTGGCAAAAAACGGAAAAAAAGTCCTCTTATTTGATGCGGACTTAGGGCTTGCGAATGTTGACATCCTACTTAATTTAAGCCCCAAAAATACCATTATTGACTACTTTGAAAAAAATCTATCTCCAAAAGAGCTAATCACGACTTCAAACTATGGTTTTGACGTAATCCCAGCATCAAGCGGTTTTTCGAAGCTTGCATCTATCTCGGAAGAAGATTTTGAGAAGTTAATTGAGATTTTTGTCTATATTGATGAAAAATATGAATATATAATTTTTGATGCAGGTGCAGGTATTTCTGAAAACGTAATGAAGTTTGTTGCTATTTCGGACTACAATATAATTTTAACTCAAGCTGAGCCAACAGCAATAACTGATGCATATGCACTAATCAAGGTAGCCAACAAAGATTACGGTATAAAAGAAATAAACCTTGTAATAAACAGAATCACTGACGAAAAGGGAGCAAAAGCACTATTTGACAATTTACAAAAAATAATTGATAAGTTTCTTAAAATAGACATAAACTTTCTTGGATACCTCAGAGAAGATACTAATATTATTAAATCGGTAAAAAAGCAGCAACCTCTTGCGGTATTTAATCCAAATTCCGTTTATATAAAAGATTTATCAGCAGTTTTGCAAAAGCTAAACGGGATTACCGTTGAAATTCCCAAAAATAACATTAGCTTAAAAGATATATTAAGGAGGCTTGTATCATGA